Below is a window of Phormidium ambiguum IAM M-71 DNA.
GGCGATTACCATCTACGGCAAGCGTTTTGCGAGCTTGAACTCGATCCGCTTCGATCGGTCGTCTGCCATCCTCGTACATAACTTCTTTTACATTCAAATTGTTAGGAGTAATGGGGCGATCGCCATCAATTCCCAAAGTTTTGTCAGCTTCTAGTGAACTACTCGCAATTGGACGACTGCCATCTACTTCGATCGTGTCAAGTATGCGAATGTCATCAGAAACCACCGGACGATCGCCATCAATTGGTAAAACATACTGTACCTGAAGTTCGCTCTCATCAATAGGACGATCGCCATCTACTTTAAGCATCTTGGCAGCTTGCCTATCTTCTTCTAAAGGAGTCATGGTGCTGTCGATCGGATACTCTTGTGGTGTGTTCACGGTTCAAACTCCTGATTTTTATAGCTAATTCTCTCTAGTTTTAACGACTTGATTCTTGCCGAACAACTATCTAATGGTTGGTTAGCAATACCTTTCGTTTGGGAACTAGACTAAACCTATGACGATCTTGTTTACATTATTTCTACCCAAAGAATGTTCCCGATTCGGGTTAACTCTCCTGCAAGTAAAATTTTGGTAGGTTAGCGACCACCTACCAAGAATCAATTTAGACAGTAAATTTATTAAGTGATGGAACCAGAAGAAATGTTATCTTCGTCAGAACAGTACTGGAAGTTGCGCGATTGCGCGAAGCGCAGCGCCAAAGGCGATCGCTTTTTGGAAATCCGTTCCCGCTGGTTTACATTATTTGGGGAACATTTAGAAGATTCTCAAGGACAGCAATTAGAATATTGGCGAATTGAAAAAGCCGACTCAGTAATTATTCTCCCCATTCACGATCGTCGAATTCTTTTACCACCTCCAAGTTATCGCCCTGGAGTCAGTGAAATGACTTTAGATTTTCCTGGTGGTAGAGTACCAGAAGGACAAACTCCCCAAGAAGCAATACCCAAAATCTTGCAACGAGAATTAGGCATTGAAGTATCAGATATAGCTCAATTAACGCCCTTAAATTCTCAAGGATGGGCAGTCAACAGTTCCTTTTCTAATCAAAAACTTTTCGGTTTTGTAGCTAATCTGCGAGAAGATCTAAATGTACCACCTGAATTTGTTACTAACACTTATCCAACAACTTCAGAGGGCGTTCAAGATTTACTGAAAGAACTAATTTGTTTACAGTGTCGTGTCGTACTTTTGGAATGGTGGAATAGTGCGGTGCGATCGCTCCAGTAAAAATAGTGAAAAGGGCGGATTACCTATGCTAAGATATTTAGTGATTTTACCAAAAAATGTAAACTATTTATGTTACGCACATTTGAGGCTATACTAAAAGGAAACTCTTTGGAGTGGTCTAACGATGCTCCAAATCAAAGCGATCAACCTTTAAAAGTTTACGTTACTTTTTTAGAAGAAGATTCAAGTTTAAACACCGATATCCGCCGTCAAAAAATTGACGAAATTTTGCAAAAACTGGCGGCAACTAATAGCCTTGCTAGTATTAGCAATCCAGTGGAATGGCAGCGAGAATTGCGTCAAGATCGTCAGCTGCCAAATCGGGATAAATAATGTTACTTGATAGCAATATTATTATCTATGCTGCCCAGGCAGAACACCCACAGATTCGGGACTTTATCAGTGAACATGACATAGCAGTTTCAGCATTGAGTTATGTTGAAGTGCTGGGCTACCATCAGCTAACAGAAGAGTCTCGTTTATACTTTGAGGAATTCTTTCGCATTGTCGAGGTTTTCCCTATTTCACAAGCTGTACTCGATCGAGCAGTGGCACTGCGACAGACGAGGAGAATGACTCTTGGCGATGCTATTATTGCAGCCACAGCTTTGGTCTATGATATGGCTTTGGTGACAAGAAATATAGAAGATTTTCAGTGGATTGGGGAACTCACATTAGTTAATCCATTTGATGCTGAAGAAACTTGAGATAGCGATATGCCTCCGGCAGGCTACGCCAACGCTTTTGAGGAAAAGATGGGTGTGCGATATACTTACGGCAGGCTACGCCAACCTAAACTAAAATAAAAGATGTTGAAGTGACTATAATAAACCAATATGACTACCGAGCAAAAAACACTTGATATTAGTCAAACAGAAATGAGCCTGCAAGAATTAGCGCATCTCATTGATGAAGGCAAAGAAATTTTATTGATAAATGATAGAAAACCGCTAGCTCGTATAGTTCCGATTATCGAACATAATACACCCCGAATAGCTGGATTACATCCAGGTGCAATATCAACAAGTAATGATTTTGATGAACCATTATCCGAAGAATTTTGGATAGCAGGTGCATGAAATTATTGTTTGATACTCATACTTTTATTTGGTGGGATAGTCAGCCGAACAATCTCTCACAAACAGCTTTGACACTGTTGCAAGATAGGTCAAATATTTTGCTCCTGAGTGTAATCAGTATTTGGGAGATGCAAATTAAATTACAGCTAGGTAAAATAACGCTAAATAGCCCTTTGTTAGAAATTATTGAAAATCAGCAAAAAACTAATCAAATAGAGGTGCTAACTGTAAAGCTAACTCATGTTTTAGCATTGGATAGCTTACCAATTGTTCACAAAGATCCTTTCGATCGCTTATTGATTGCACAAGCGAATGTGGAAAATGCTGCCTTAGTTAGTTGCGATCCAATTGTTGCCCAATATCCAGTAAATGTGATTTGGTAAGTTGCTTTTTCTTTGGTAGTTAAATGTATTGGGCGATATGCCTACGGTAGGCTACACGCCCGCACAAAAGCAAGAAATTAGAGTGCGATCGCGCAGCGATGCGTAGCATTATCGCTTTTGAGGAAAAGATGGGTGTGCGATATACCTACGGCAGGCTACACTAATGCAAGAATATATAATAAACTAAAAGTTAAAAAATTACTAAACTAAAGTCTATGGCTGTTTATCAGGATGTACTGAGTCAAGTTGAAAGTCTCACGGCTGATGAGCAATTGCAACTATTAGAAGATTTGGCGGCGTTGGTACGTCAAAGGGTTAGATCCGATCGGCAACAAGTGTCAGAATTAACTTCTGATCCATTAGTCGGTTTGTTTGCTGGATCGATCGATTTAGCTACAAAGTCAGAAGATATTTTACAACAAGAAATTACCGAAAAATCTGGGTGGACATGGAAAGAAAACCACCTGTAGTTGATACGGGTTTTATTGTAGCTTTAGTTAACCGTGCAGATACAATGCACGGGAATGTGACTAAGGTTTACTTACAGCAACAACAAATTTTATTACCACAAACAGTATTAACTGAAGTTGCTTATTTGGTGGGACGTGAAGCTGGTGTAGCGACAGTTGTAGCTTTCTTAAGAGGATTATCTGCAAGCAGATTTCATTTAGTAGCTTTAACAGATGCAGATTTATTGCGTACAGCAGAAATTTTGGATGAATATAGTGATAGTCGAGTTGATTTTGTTGATGCAACTGTGATGTCTGTGGCAGAACGTTTTGGAAGTACGAAAATATTAACTTTAGATCAACGCGATTTTAGATTATTTCGACCTCGACATTGTAAGAGTTTTGAGATTTTGCCTTGAGTTGAAGGGCGATCGCATTTAAGAAAAAGTGGAGGTCTGCAATCGCATAAAAGCAGAAAATTTAGAGTGCGATCGCTAATCTCAAACACCGAATCAATTCATAATTTTGGTAATTTTTGGCGACGATAATTCCTTGTATTTTTGGCTAATCTTCTCCCTGTAGAGTCCAGGGAATGTCGGCGAAAAAATTTCGCAGTACCTCCAGTTTTTTAATAATTTCCTCAATACGCTCTCTTGACTGAGTTTCAGGAGAAGTGATCTCACGCAAATGCTCAAGATTTTCTTTCCAGGCAGCTTCTACTGCTTCAGCACCTTTTTCAAAAGCTGTAGCTGTATCTCGCCAATACTGTTTGTTTCCTCTGAGTAACTTTCCATAAACATCCTGTTCTTCAAAGTATTTAACAATTTGTTTTGCTAAACGACTTTGCCAAGCTTCCCCAAATAAGCCAAATATTAAGGAAGCCAGTCCAGCAGCTAAACCGATTCCTAGAACGATCGGGCCACCGATAGCAGCAACAAAAGAAATTACTGCTGCTGTTCCACCACCAATACTAATACCAAGTGCAGACAAAAGACTGACTAATTTTGCTACTAAAATATAGCCACCAAGATTACCAAGACCTGCTGCCCAAGCAGCTAAAGCACCATACGCACCTAATCCAGCTATTCCACCTAGAAAAGCTCCTTTTGTATCGAAGGGAATAGATACATCTACTCCATCTTTTTTGGGGAGTTTAAGCTGTGGATATCCTTCTAAAAAAGTGTCTATTTCAGCCCTTAATTTTTCCGAATTGGTGCTGATCAAACTTTCCAAATTACTTTGTAAGAGATCCACTAAATAACCAGCCACATATTCTTGCGCTTCTTTCTTATTGTTATATCTCTTGCGGATAGTTTGCTCTATAGAATTTACATTGATTACTGATTCTGCATACCTCTGAAATGATTTTTCGGTATCTTGTTCTAACTCCTTGATGCGTTTTCTAACATAATTGCGCCTTTGCTGCATTTCTCGTTGACGGGCAGGTTCATTAGCCTCGGCTTCTTTAAGGACTTTTCGAGACTCTTCTATATTGGCAAGAGTTTGCTGATATTGCTCAATTTGTTCAGCACATAGGTTTTTATTATCATTTTTGATGGCATTAATTTCTCGATCGACCCGACACTGGATTGATTCAGGATAATACTCAGCAAGTACTTTGGTTAACTCATCAAATAAACGTTGACAGCGATCGGGTCTTTCTGTCCAGAATGTAAAAAATTGCTTTCGCACATCATCCAGAATAATCTCCCGTTTTATTGCCTCCCGGCGCTTCTGTATTGCAGTTTCATTCAGGTGGTTATAAAGTCTAGCTGACGCATTATTGAGGATATTGGGAAGCTCAGTATTAGAAATGCTTGGATCGGCGTGTGTCGCTACAATAAACAGATTACCTAGAGTCGGAAAATTTTGGCATTCATTTTCTGGAGTAGGCAGTAAACGCAGCAAATTTGTAAGTCGGGGCATATCTTGACCATTGATGTGACCTTTCGCAAGTGAAGTGTAAATCAAGATATCTGCAATCTGAGTTGCGCTATTAGCTTTCTCAACATCTTTTGAAATTTCATCAGGTTGATCAGAATAACCTGGCAGATCGATCAGGTTGCAAGCTTTTAGCAATGGCGAATCTAGATAAACTATAGCAGTATGCCCGCCTATCTCGGTTTTACTATTGTCATATTTGTGTACACCATACTTTTCGAGAATATCGAAGGAGCCAGAATACAAACGGTGCTTTTCGCAATGTTTGCGATTGTCTAAGAGTTTTAAATCAATAGTATGTTTACCATGTTCATCTAGCCAAAAGTTTTCATCAATAATCCAAACATCGGCATTAAACCAATGAGGACGATTCCCAATATGACGAATAATTGTAATCAATTTCGTAGCAGGCTGATAGCTTTCAGGTGAATTTTTACTTCCTAAAATACTATTTGCTAGATGAGATTTTCCTGTGTCAAATCCTCCGGTTAGAACAACATTAGGTTTTTGGTAATAGTCCTGAATTTGTCTTTGGACATCATTAGGTAGAGGTAGCTTCGGCTTCGTTGGAAAATCAAATTCATCGAAAGGCGGAGTTTCATTGATATACTGATCCAGTAAATTCAGCCTCCGATAAAGTTCAGCATAAGGAAAACCAGGTTCAATTCCTTGGAGTGGAGGTGTTTCTTCTGACATCGCAGTTGCGAGATCGACCCCTAAGACTTGTAACCATTTGATTGCCAGCCCCATCGGGACTTTTGCCGGAAACTGTTCGCCATGCTTAACTTGATCTACAGATATTCCGAGCCGACTAGCAACTTCTTGTGGACTCATGCCCTGTTGTTCACGATATCGTCGAAAATTAATAATCATAATACTCTCATCAAGTTCCTCTAAAGGAGAGAACTCTTCAAAAAATATCATGAGCGAAAATCTAAGCCTTTGTCAGTCGGAAATGTCGGAAATTTAATGGGTCAAATTTGTCGGAAATGTCAGAAAGATCGGATACAATACGAGAAAGGGCAGCTTATCCTTATTTATGGACATCTCGGAAATATTACAACTTGCTGACGAGGTAATTTTTATCAAAACAGGACAGCATTTAGATTATCTGCAAGAAGCTATACTCAGAGGTACTCTACAAGGTCAGAAATATTGGAAAATTGCAGAAGAAACTCATGCAAGTGAAGGTCATATTAGGGATGTTGCTTCAGAATTATGGAAAGTACTTTCGGACGTAATGGGAGAAAGAGTTAGTAAATCAAGTTTTAGAACTAAAGTTGAACAATCTTTACTTTCAAATGTTGCGTCACCTTTTGGAAAGAATATTTTAAGAATTGGTAACGTCAATATTTGTCCGCAAAATTCTCAAACTTCACAACCTGCACCAAAAACAGAACAAACCTCAACTCAACCGCACATCGACTTAGGCGACGCACCGGAAATTTTCAGTTTTTTCGATCGCACAACCCAACTAACCACTCTAGAAACCTGGATATTACAACAACACTCACGCCTCATCGCAATTTTAGGAATCAGTGGAATCGGCAAAACCACCCTTTCACTAAAACTAATAGAACAAATAAAACATAACTTTGAATACATCATTTATCGCAGTCTGCGCTTTTCCCCAACCCTAGAAACAACCCTCACCAACCTACTACAAATCTTCGCGCCAAAATCAGAAACTCCCCAAAACATTGAAACCCAACTTTCCCAACTTATCAACTATCTCCGCCAGCATCGCTGTTTAATAATTCTTGATGATATACATACCATTTTCAGCAGCAAACAACTTGCTGGACAATATCAAACTGGTTACGAAAATTATCACTTATTTTTTAAATTAATTACCCAAGTTAATCATCAAAGTTGTTTGATAGTCAATTCTTGGGAAAAACCTAGAGAAGTAGCGCAATTGAAAAAAGAAAATAACGCCATAAATTGTTTATTGTTAGAAGGTTTAGGAGAAACTGCTAAAAAAATCCTTAGAGAACAAGAATTATTAGATGAAGAATGTTGGCAAACTTTGATCGATAAATATCAAGGTAATCCTCTGTGGTTAGAATTCACCTCTCACCTAATTAAAGAGTTATTTGCCGGAAAAGTGTCTGAGTTTTTGCAATGCGATACTCTGATTTTAAGCGAATCTTTGCAAGCACAACTCGATCAACAATTCCAGCGTCTCACACCAGAAGAAATTGCCGTAATGATTCAGCTAGCTAACGAAAATGAGCCTGTTACTTTAGCAGATCTCATCAAAAATATAAACTTACCAACTTCAGAATTATTAAATGCAATACAATCATTGGGAATGCGATTGTTATTGGATACAAAAGAAGAGGATCGGACA
It encodes the following:
- a CDS encoding type II toxin-antitoxin system VapC family toxin → MLLDSNIIIYAAQAEHPQIRDFISEHDIAVSALSYVEVLGYHQLTEESRLYFEEFFRIVEVFPISQAVLDRAVALRQTRRMTLGDAIIAATALVYDMALVTRNIEDFQWIGELTLVNPFDAEET
- a CDS encoding type II toxin-antitoxin system Phd/YefM family antitoxin: MTTEQKTLDISQTEMSLQELAHLIDEGKEILLINDRKPLARIVPIIEHNTPRIAGLHPGAISTSNDFDEPLSEEFWIAGA
- a CDS encoding dynamin family protein, which encodes MIINFRRYREQQGMSPQEVASRLGISVDQVKHGEQFPAKVPMGLAIKWLQVLGVDLATAMSEETPPLQGIEPGFPYAELYRRLNLLDQYINETPPFDEFDFPTKPKLPLPNDVQRQIQDYYQKPNVVLTGGFDTGKSHLANSILGSKNSPESYQPATKLITIIRHIGNRPHWFNADVWIIDENFWLDEHGKHTIDLKLLDNRKHCEKHRLYSGSFDILEKYGVHKYDNSKTEIGGHTAIVYLDSPLLKACNLIDLPGYSDQPDEISKDVEKANSATQIADILIYTSLAKGHINGQDMPRLTNLLRLLPTPENECQNFPTLGNLFIVATHADPSISNTELPNILNNASARLYNHLNETAIQKRREAIKREIILDDVRKQFFTFWTERPDRCQRLFDELTKVLAEYYPESIQCRVDREINAIKNDNKNLCAEQIEQYQQTLANIEESRKVLKEAEANEPARQREMQQRRNYVRKRIKELEQDTEKSFQRYAESVINVNSIEQTIRKRYNNKKEAQEYVAGYLVDLLQSNLESLISTNSEKLRAEIDTFLEGYPQLKLPKKDGVDVSIPFDTKGAFLGGIAGLGAYGALAAWAAGLGNLGGYILVAKLVSLLSALGISIGGGTAAVISFVAAIGGPIVLGIGLAAGLASLIFGLFGEAWQSRLAKQIVKYFEEQDVYGKLLRGNKQYWRDTATAFEKGAEAVEAAWKENLEHLREITSPETQSRERIEEIIKKLEVLRNFFADIPWTLQGED
- a CDS encoding NUDIX domain-containing protein; protein product: MEPEEMLSSSEQYWKLRDCAKRSAKGDRFLEIRSRWFTLFGEHLEDSQGQQLEYWRIEKADSVIILPIHDRRILLPPPSYRPGVSEMTLDFPGGRVPEGQTPQEAIPKILQRELGIEVSDIAQLTPLNSQGWAVNSSFSNQKLFGFVANLREDLNVPPEFVTNTYPTTSEGVQDLLKELICLQCRVVLLEWWNSAVRSLQ
- a CDS encoding type II toxin-antitoxin system VapC family toxin, whose translation is MKLLFDTHTFIWWDSQPNNLSQTALTLLQDRSNILLLSVISIWEMQIKLQLGKITLNSPLLEIIENQQKTNQIEVLTVKLTHVLALDSLPIVHKDPFDRLLIAQANVENAALVSCDPIVAQYPVNVIW
- a CDS encoding NB-ARC domain-containing protein codes for the protein MDISEILQLADEVIFIKTGQHLDYLQEAILRGTLQGQKYWKIAEETHASEGHIRDVASELWKVLSDVMGERVSKSSFRTKVEQSLLSNVASPFGKNILRIGNVNICPQNSQTSQPAPKTEQTSTQPHIDLGDAPEIFSFFDRTTQLTTLETWILQQHSRLIAILGISGIGKTTLSLKLIEQIKHNFEYIIYRSLRFSPTLETTLTNLLQIFAPKSETPQNIETQLSQLINYLRQHRCLIILDDIHTIFSSKQLAGQYQTGYENYHLFFKLITQVNHQSCLIVNSWEKPREVAQLKKENNAINCLLLEGLGETAKKILREQELLDEECWQTLIDKYQGNPLWLEFTSHLIKELFAGKVSEFLQCDTLILSESLQAQLDQQFQRLTPEEIAVMIQLANENEPVTLADLIKNINLPTSELLNAIQSLGMRLLLDTKEEDRTRFFSLNAVLKQYIKNRYTERNNYYLPNPIANV
- a CDS encoding type II toxin-antitoxin system VapC family toxin; protein product: MERKPPVVDTGFIVALVNRADTMHGNVTKVYLQQQQILLPQTVLTEVAYLVGREAGVATVVAFLRGLSASRFHLVALTDADLLRTAEILDEYSDSRVDFVDATVMSVAERFGSTKILTLDQRDFRLFRPRHCKSFEILP